A single region of the Vicia villosa cultivar HV-30 ecotype Madison, WI linkage group LG4, Vvil1.0, whole genome shotgun sequence genome encodes:
- the LOC131600486 gene encoding class V chitinase CHIT5a-like, which translates to MAVQKFITTPILIFLMALFFNASSSSCSNNYGVRSAYWPAGGDFSPSSINTNYFTHIFYAFIQPEPVSFNLIITESDQKWAHNFTNELRHRSPPVKTLFSIGGGGSNSTLFSEIASTKQNREIFINSTIHVARKYGFDGVDLDWEFPQNQNDMFNLGLLYEEWYHALFAEAKVRRKPRLLLTSAVYYNSTIRLIGNGPRSYPAQAINKYLDWASPMCFDYHGSWSNNTGFNAALYDPKSEINTHFGIGSWIKAGVRPEKLVIGLALYGRTWELKDPNVNGVGAEAVGPAVDTDGSMNYVEILRFNKENGAKVVYDKVAVSFYSYAGSTWIGYDDGLSIRIKVGFAKFLGLKGYFFWALGKDKDWTISKQASNTWGH; encoded by the exons ATGGCCGTCCAAAAATTCATAACCACACCAATTTTGATTTTTCTAATGGCCCTTTTCTTCAAtgcatcatcatcttcatgttcTAATAACTATGGTGTTAGATCTGCATATTGGCCTGCAGGTGGTGACTTTTCACCTTCTTCAATCAACACAAACTACTTCACACACATTTTCTATGCTTTCATTCAACCCGAACCTGTTTCATTCAACCTTATTATCACCGAATCCGACCAAAAATGGGCCCACAACTTCACCAATGAACTCCGCCACCGTTCTCCGCCGGTGAAAACCCTCTTTTCCATCGGAGGAGGTGGAAGCAACTCAACACTCTTCTCTGAAATCGCTAGCACAAAACAAAACAGAGAAATTTTCATAAACTCAACAATCCACGTGGCACGAAAATATGGGTTCGACGGCGTTGACTTGGATTGGGAATTTCCTCAAAACCAAAATGACATGTTTAACCTCGGTTTGTTATACGAGGAATGGTATCATGCTTTGTTTGCCGAAGCTAAGGTTAGGAGAAAACCACGTTTACTTTTGACTTCAGCTGTTTATTATAATTCCACAATTAGACTCATTGGTAATGGGCCTAGGTCATACCCGGCCCAAGCTATCAATAAATACTTAGATTGGGCTAGCCCAATGTGTTTCGACTATCACGGCTCATGGTCTAACAACACGGGCTTTAACGCTGCTTTGTATGACCCTAAATCCGAGATTAACACACATTTCGGAATCGGGTCATGGATCAAAGCAGGCGTAAGACCCGAAAAGTTAGTTATCGGCTTAGCGCTATACGGAAGGACGTGGGAGCTTAAGGATCCGAATGTTAATGGAGTCGGAGCGGAAGCGGTGGGGCCCGCGGTCGATACGGATGGGAGTATGAACTATGTTGAGATTTTGAGGTTTAATAAAGAGAATGGTGCTAAGGTTGTGTATGATAAGGTTGCTGTGTCTTTCTATTCTTATGCGGGGAGTACTTGGATTGGGTATGATGATGGGCTTTCTATTAGGATTAAGGTTGGGTTTGCTAAGTTTTTGGGCTTAAAGGGCTATTTCTTTTGGGCTCTTGGGAAGGATAAAGATTGGACCATCTCAAAACAAG cttcaaataCATGGGGACATTGA